From a region of the Haematobia irritans isolate KBUSLIRL chromosome 4, ASM5000362v1, whole genome shotgun sequence genome:
- the mRpL39 gene encoding mitochondrial ribosomal protein L39, whose amino-acid sequence MSAMQSLRPSLWNTVTKWNQFNNIRKFSNASIERRNELFDEELHSQRERVGRIEKIEVRYLGLPQDLTLVMNRDISTPFNCAQHLSEGHCKRSVLALIDGNVAWDMHRPLPDSCTLQLLNFTIADPHIVNKAFWRSCSFMLGAALQNAFKEEANLQLHSFPGPNIKSGSFVHDVVLGSRTWTPTKEELRALSAEMIKLAAKDLKFERLEVNHELAMEMFKDSHYKSEQLPSISNQNQGRVVMYRLGKHIDISRGPMIAASSFLGKCTVTAAHKLCDEGSKDAIYRIQGVALPTGFVLNHVAYGTLEERAKKLNPARQPHEPFEEQSHMQFA is encoded by the exons atGTCTGCAATGCAATCACTTAGGCCCTCACTGTGGAACACAGTAACAAAATGGAATCAATTCAATAATATAC GAAAGTTTTCCAATGCCTCCATAGAGCGGCGCAATGAACTTTTTGATGAAGAACTACACAGTCAACGCGAACGAGTAGGCCGTATCGAAAAGATAGAAGTTCGATATCTAGGCCTTCCGCAGGATCTTACGCTTGTAATGAACCGGGACATATCCACACCCTTTAATTGTGCTCAACACTTGAGTGAGGGTCATTGCAAACGATCTGTGCTAGCATTAATTGACGGTAATGTTGCGTGGGACATGCACCGGCCGCTTCCTGATAGTTGCACGTTACAACTCTTAAATTTCACAATAGCAGACCCCCATATTGTAAATAA GGCATTTTGGCGATCTTGCAGTTTTATGTTGGGCGCGGCACTGCAAAATGCATTTAAAGAAGAGGCCAATTTGCAATTGCACAGTTTCCCAGGTCCAAACA TAAAATCAGGTAGTTTCGTTCACGATGTTGTGCTTGGATCCAGGACATGGACACCAACAAAAGAAGAGTTACGTGCTTTATCCGCAGAAATGATAAAACTTGCAGCAAAGGATTTAAAATTTGAACGACTCGAAGTCAATCATGAGCTAGCTATGGAAATGTTCAAAGACTCACACTATAAAAGTGAACAACTACCCAGTATTTCGAATCAAAACCAGGGGCGCGTTGTGATGTACCGGTTGGGAAAACACATTGACATTTCCCGTGGTCCAATGATAGCTGCATCTAGTTTCTTGGGCAAATGTACTGTAACTGCTGCGCATAAACTTTGTGATGAAGGTAGCAAAGATGCTATTTATAGAATACAAGGAGTTGCATTACCCACTGGATTTGTTTTAAATCATGTAGCATATGGCACATTGGAAGAACGTGCAAAGAAATTG AATCCTGCCCGACAACCACATGAACCATTTGAAGAACAATCGCATATGCAATTCGCTTAG
- the Prosbeta2 gene encoding proteasome beta2 subunit — MQLEQFREIPKSGFNFDNCKRNADLIRGGFQPPKTVKTGTTIVGIIFKDGVILGADTRATEGPIVSDKNCAKIHYLAKNMYCCGAGTAADTEMTTDMIASQLELHRLNTGRQVPVVAANTLLKQMLFRYQGHISAALVLGGVDKTGAYIYSIHPHGSTDKLPYATMGSGSLAAMSVFEARWKPDMSEEDGKKLVRDAIAAGVFNDLGSGSNIDLCVIRKDSTEYLRNYELANKKGERQLDYSFKEGTTAVLRTDIKKFEITEEVHLVPMETA, encoded by the exons atGCAATTGGAACAGTTCAGAGAAATACCCAAATCGGGTTTCAATTTTGATAATTGCAAAAG GAATGCAGACCTTATTAGAGGCGGTTTCCAACCTCCCAAAACTGTGAAGACAGGTACAACTATCGTGGGTATCATATTTAAGGATGGTGTTATATTAGGAGCGGATACACGTGCAACTGAAGGACCAATTGTTTCGGACAAGAATTGTGCTAAAATTCATTATTTGGCCAAAAATATGTA CTGTTGTGGTGCTGGTACCGCTGCCGATACCGAAATGACTACAGATATGATAGCATCTCAGTTGGAACTCCATCGTCTTAATACTGGCCGCCAGGTTCCTGTTGTTGCCGCaaatactttattaaaacaaatgctTTTCCGCTACCAAGGTCATATAAGTGCTGCATTAGTTTTGGGAGGGGTAGACAAAACCGGAGCATATATATACTCCATACATCCTCATGGATCAACTGACAAGTTGCCTTATGCTACCATGGGCTCGGGAAGCCTGGCGGCTATGTCTGTGTTTGAAGCCCGTTGGAAACCCGACATGTCTGAGGAAGATGGTAAAAAGCTTGTACGTGATGCTATTGCCGCCGGCGTTTTTAACGATTTGGGTTCTGGTTCAAATATTGATTTGTGCGTAATTCGCAAAGATTCCACAGAATATTTACGCAATTATGAATTGGCCAATAAGAAGGGGGAACGACAG CTCGATTACTCCTTTAAGGAAGGCACTACTGCAGTATTGAGAACAGACattaaaaaattcgaaataactGAAGAAGTGCACTTGGTACCAATGGAAACTGCTTAA
- the NUCB1 gene encoding nucleobindin 1, which translates to MTSFIKIVLLVSCISLVTSLPVTKNKKDEKKEDKPAEAATPDVETALEYERYLKEVVEALESDPDFRKKLDKAPEADIRSGKIAQELDYVNHHVRTKLDEIKRRELERLRSLANKEFELSNDIDRDHLKVSQHLDHGNQHTFEIEDLRKLIKKTSEDLAEADRKRRQEFKEYEMQKEFEKEMIKKELNEEQRKKFEEEQKQLEEKHKKHEKVHHPGNKAQLEEVWEEQDHMDKQDFDPHTFFMIHDVDGNGFWDETEVKALFIKELDKVYKSGLPEDDMRERAEEMERMREHVFQETDTNRDGLISFQEFLEQTKRDEFNRDPEWHTLEEQPQYTHEEYLEFERRRKEEVDRMIAQGLLPPHPNMPQGYYPDPNVQQHPAYQQGQQMHYQNAQQQHMQYQQPQYQGQQQPQYQGQQPQYQGQQQPQYQAPQPQFQAQQQQPQYQAQQTQYQAQQQPQHQGHQQAQYQQQQNQPQQNDPASHTQQQPIVNNIQPQPVVNNMQQQNKYPQQPNVNNNFPQQQPNSPVQQQHNNIPVQQQQQQKPAAQQHAQPTH; encoded by the exons ATgactagttttataaaaatagtgCTCCTCGTGAGCTGCATCTCTTTGGTCACATCATTGCCagtgaccaaaaacaaaaaagacgaG aaaaaggaAGACAAACCCGCTGAAGCAGCAACTCCAGATGTAGAAACTGCTTTAGAGTATGAACGCTATTTAAAGGAAGTTGTAGAGGCTTTAGAAAGCGATCCAGATTTTAGAAAGAAGCTAGATAAAGCTCCCGAAGCTGATATACGA agCGGAAAAATTGCACAAGAGTTGGATTATGTGAATCACCATGTACGTACCAAGTTGGACGAAATTAAACGTCGTGAGCTTGAACGTCTAAGAAGTTTGGCTAACAAAGAATTTGAATTAAGTAACGATATTGACCGTGATCATCTGAAAGTGTCCCAACATTTAGATCATGGAAATCAACACACATTTGAGATTGAGGATTTACgaaaattaattaagaaaacctcTGAAGATTTGGCCGAAGCAGATAGGAAACGACGACAGGAATTCAAGGAGTATGAAATGCAAAAAGAATTCGAAAAGGAAAtgataaaaaaggaattgaacgAAGAACAACGgaagaaatttgaagaagagCAAAAACAATTAGAAGAGAAACATAAGAAACATGAAAAGGTCCACCATCCCGGCAATAAAGCTCAATTGGAGGAAGTGTGGGAGGAACAAGACCATATGGACAAACAGGATTTTGATCCCCACACATTCTTCATGATACACG ATGTCGATGGGAATGGATTTTGGGATGAAACAGAAGTTAAAGCATTATTTATAAAGGAACTGGATAAAGTATACAAGTCAGGATTACCGGAAGATGATATGCGCGAGCGTGCAGAAGAAATGGAGCGCATGCGAGAACATGTTTTCCAAGAGACCGACACCAACCGTGATGGTTTGATCAGTTTCCAAGAATTTTTAGAACAAACGAAACGAGATGAGTTCAATCGTGACCCTGAATGGCACACGCTAGAAGAACAACCTCAGTACACGCACGAAGAGTATTTAGAGTTTGAACGTCGGCGAAAGGAAGAAGTTGATCGTATGATAGCCCAAGGTTTG CTACCGCCACATCCTAACATGCCGCAAGGATATTACCCTGATCCTAATGTTCAACAACATCCAGCTTATCAACAAGGTCAACAAATGCACTATCAAAATGCACAACAACAACATATGCAATACCAACAACCTCAGTACCAAGGACAACAACAACCTCAGTACCAAGGCCAACAACCTCAGTACCAAGGCCAACAACAACCTCAGTACCAAGCCCCACAACCTCAGTTCCaagcccaacaacaacaaccgcaGTACCAAGCCCAACAGACGCAGTACCAGGCACAACAACAACCACAGCACCAAGGACACCAACAAGCACAGTATCAACAACAACAGAACCAACCGCAACAGAATGATCCGGCATCGCATACCCAACAGCAACCAATAGTGAACAATATCCAACCCCAACCAGTGGTTAACAATatgcaacaacaaaataaatatcCTCAACAACCAAACGTAAACAATAACTTTCCGCAACAACAGCCCAATTCACCTGTTCAACAACAGCATAACAATATTCCTgttcaacagcagcaacaacaaaaacccgCGGCTCAACAACATGCCCAACCCACTCATTAA